Proteins encoded in a region of the Pseudanabaenaceae cyanobacterium SKYG29 genome:
- the lptB gene encoding LPS export ABC transporter ATP-binding protein, whose translation MEICLRSVSKTYGRRRVVQQVSVSVAQGEIVGLLGPNGAGKTTTFYIATGLVQPDEGYVCLGGRDITRLPIHRRARLGIAYLAQEPTIFRHLTVAENLLLVMEQTQVPLGKRRERLYQLLQEFRLEHVAHSLGIQVSGGERRRTEIARALAVGIEGPKFLLLDEPFAGVDPIAVAEIQEIMAVLKQRNIGILITDHNVRETLAVIDRAYIMRDGEILAAGNSQELSANPQVRKYYLGERFHF comes from the coding sequence ATGGAAATTTGCCTACGCAGTGTCAGTAAGACCTATGGTCGACGGCGAGTAGTACAGCAGGTGAGTGTGTCCGTTGCCCAAGGGGAAATTGTAGGGCTATTGGGACCGAATGGCGCGGGCAAGACCACGACTTTCTATATTGCTACGGGCTTGGTACAACCCGATGAAGGTTATGTCTGTTTGGGGGGCAGAGATATTACCCGCCTACCTATCCATCGCCGTGCCCGCCTGGGGATTGCTTACCTGGCACAGGAACCAACCATCTTTCGTCATTTGACCGTGGCAGAAAATCTCCTCCTAGTTATGGAACAAACCCAGGTACCCCTAGGGAAACGGCGGGAACGCCTGTATCAACTCCTGCAGGAATTTCGCCTGGAACATGTTGCCCATAGCTTGGGTATTCAGGTCTCCGGGGGGGAACGTCGCCGTACTGAAATTGCTAGAGCTTTGGCTGTGGGCATAGAGGGCCCTAAGTTCTTATTACTGGATGAACCTTTTGCTGGTGTTGACCCGATCGCCGTTGCGGAAATTCAAGAAATTATGGCAGTGCTCAAACAAAGAAACATAGGCATTCTAATTACCGACCACAACGTGCGAGAGACCCTAGCAGTAATCGATCGGGCTTACATCATGCGAGACGGGGAAATTTTGGCAGCGGGCAATAGTCAAGAGTTATCAGCAAATCCCCAAGTGCGGAAATACTACTTGGGGGAGCGGTTTCACTTTTAG